TTATCCTTCTGCAGGAACCGGTACAGCAGCTGCAGATGGCCGTTATTTTCCCGTACGGCCAGGGATTCTCCGTTCCCCTGGTAGAAGCCGATGAGAGCCTCCTGGTCCTTACTGGGTTCCTCCGGCAGCCAGGCCCCGGCCAGGCAGGGCAGCGCCAGTCCCAGACACAGGGCCGCCGTCAGCAGCCCGACTTTCTTAGTCCTTTTCATGGATTTCCTCCTGTTCAAAGCTGGCATCCTCCGGTTCCGGGTGCACATTCTCCACCACTTCCGCCTCGTGGGCGCCGTCCGGAGCCACATGGCTGGGTTCCTTGTAGGGCGGGAAGGTAATGATGAATGCTGTACCCTTGCCCACCTTGCTCTGCACCTGCACCTTGGCCTTGTGCATGCGGATGATTTCCTTTCCGATGGCCAGCCCCAGCCCCGTGCCCGGAATATGCCGGGAATGGGATTTGTCCGCCTTGTAGAACCGTTCCCAGATATAGGGAATGTCCTCTTCGGGGATCCCGTAGCCCCGGTCCGCCACCGTAAGCACCGTTTCCTTCCGGGCATTTTCCATCACCTGGAACCGGATCACCGACGAATCAGGGGAATACTTCATGGCATTGTCCCCCAGGATCATGACCAGCTGGTACAGCCGGTCGCCGTTGCCGTACACCAGCAGGCTGTCGTCCACATACTGCTCCAGCCGGATGTCCCGTTTCCCGGCCCGGCCCTCCAGCATGCCGCACACGCTTTCCACGATCTTGCCCAGGGGGATGGGTTCCATTTCCTCCCCTTCTCCCCGCTGGAGACGGCTGATGTCCAGCAGCTCATTGATGAGCCGCTGGAGCCGCTGGGTCTCGTTGTTGATCAGCCCCCGGTACTTCTTCACGTCCTCCGGGTCCGTAATGGTGCCGTCCGACAGGGCCTCATTATAGCCCTGGATGATGGTGATGGGTGTCCGCAGCTCATGGCTGACATTGGCCACAAAATCCCGGCGCATCTTCTCCATCTTCCGGCTCTTCAGCACGAACTGTTCCAGATCCCGTCCCAGAGAGTTCAGGCTGCGGCCCAGGTCAGCGATCTCGTCGTTGCCGTCCACGGCCACCTTCAGGGAATAGTCTCCGGAAGCAATGGCCCGGGCTGCGTTCTTCATGGAAATCAGGGGCTTCACCATGCGCCGGCTCAGTCCGCTGACGATCACCACGCTGATGCACAGGGCCACGATCCCCACAATGATCGTATACAGGTAGATATCCTTCAGCACCTTGTTCAGGCCGCCCAGGGGCGAGGCCAGCAGCATGGCACCGGTTACATTTCCCCTGGGATCCTTCAGGGGAATGCCCACCATCAGCACCTGTTCCTTGTAGATGGGGTGGAAGATCCGTTCGTTCACCCGGTCACCGCCATACACTTTGCTCAGGATGGTGTGGAACCGGTTGGCTTCGGCCCCTTCCGAGCGGATCTGCTTGTCAATGGCCGCCACGCTCTTCATCCATTTGTCCCGGCGCCGGGCCGCCTGTTCCTGCTGGCTGGTACCATCCCCATGGATCTGCTCGAAATCGGACTGGGTCTCCGAAGCCCCGATCAGCTCATACCGGGTGTTGAACAGCCAGATCCGGGCCCCCACCAGCTGGTCCATGCTGGTCAGATAATCCCGCAGGATGGTGGGATCCATATTCAGGGCATTGAAATACCGCACCATCATGGCCACCTGGCCGCCCTTGTCGTTCAGCTCCAGTTCCTTGGTGCGGAAGAAATAGTCGGTGATCAGGTAACTGAGCCCCACAGAAATCCCGATGATGATAGCCAGAATCAGGCCCATGTAACTGTACATGAGCCTGGTGGATAATGATTTTTTCACTTGTCCTTTTTAACCTCGAATTTATACCCTACGCCCCAGACGGTCATAATGTCCCAGGTGGAATCCGGCGGAATGGCCAATTTGTGGCGCACCCGTTTGATGTGGGTATCCACCGTGCGGGTATCCCCGTAGTAGGTGTAGCCCCAGATCTTTTCCAGCAGCTGGTTCCGGCTGAAGACGATGCCCGGGTTGGAGGCCAGGCACCACAGCAGTTCCATTTCCTTGGCCGTGAAGGTGATTTCCCGGCCAAAAGCCACCACCCGGTATTCGCTCAGATTGATCATCAGGTCCGGATATTCCAGCACCTGCTTGTTCTGGGTATTCAGAGAGGCGTTGGTCCGGCGCAGCACCGCCTTCACCCGCGCCACCACTTCCCGGGTGTTGAACGGCTTGGAGATGTAATCGTCCGCGCCGATCTCCAGTCCCAGGATCCGGTCGTCGTCGGAATCCTTGGCCGTCAGCATGATGATGGGCACATCGGAGATCTTCCGTACCTGTTTGCACACTTCCAGTCCGTCCAGGACGGGCATCATGATGTCCAGCAGGATGATGTCCGGCTTGCCGGCCTGGACCTGCACCAGGGCTTCGGCCCCGTCGGCTGCTTCTATGACTTTAAAACCTTCTTTTTTAAAATAAATGCTCAGGATCTCACGGATCTGAGGTTCATCGTCAGCAATCAATACCGTTTGTTGTTTGTTCATAGCCAATCCTCGCTATTCTGGCAGCAGGCTGCCGGGATGTTTCCATAAAAGGTATTATACCATAATTTAGAGATATGAGAATGAAAGAACCGTGAATTTGAAAGGCGAAAAAAGAATGTTGTCCTTCCCTGAAAGAGGGAGCGGCCGTTTCCGTACAAAAAAAGGACCTTCGATTCTTTCCCATCGAAAGTCCCTTTTCCCGGTTCCTTTTTCTCAGCGCCTGGAGCGGAGTCTCATGTACTCCTTCTTCAGGGCGTCGAAGGTTTCATCGCAGATGTCGTGTTCGATCTTGCAGGCATCGTGCTCGGCGTTCTTCCTGGAAACCCCCAGATTCACCAGGATCAGCGTCAGCACCTGATGGCGCTCATAAATCCGTTCGGCAATATCCCGGCCCGTTTCCGTCAGGTTCACAAACCCGGAATCATCTACCGTCACCAGTCCCTCGTGACGAAATTTCTTCATGGCCACACTGATGGTGGGCTTGGAGTACCCCATTTCGTTGGCAATATCGATGGACCGCACCAGCCCCAGCCGGTTCTTCAGGATGAGGATGGTTTCCAGATACATTTCTGTGGATTCAGTTTCATGGAATTCCATAACAATTTCCCCTATACAACCCGTATCTTGTGATACGAAAATTTATTGTCGTATCATCTATTGTACACCATCCATGCCAATAGTGCAAACGACAAAAAGACCGCCCCCAGAGGGACGGTCTTTTTCATCGGTTTCGGGA
This region of Acidaminococcus timonensis genomic DNA includes:
- a CDS encoding response regulator transcription factor, encoding MNKQQTVLIADDEPQIREILSIYFKKEGFKVIEAADGAEALVQVQAGKPDIILLDIMMPVLDGLEVCKQVRKISDVPIIMLTAKDSDDDRILGLEIGADDYISKPFNTREVVARVKAVLRRTNASLNTQNKQVLEYPDLMINLSEYRVVAFGREITFTAKEMELLWCLASNPGIVFSRNQLLEKIWGYTYYGDTRTVDTHIKRVRHKLAIPPDSTWDIMTVWGVGYKFEVKKDK
- a CDS encoding HAMP domain-containing sensor histidine kinase translates to MKKSLSTRLMYSYMGLILAIIIGISVGLSYLITDYFFRTKELELNDKGGQVAMMVRYFNALNMDPTILRDYLTSMDQLVGARIWLFNTRYELIGASETQSDFEQIHGDGTSQQEQAARRRDKWMKSVAAIDKQIRSEGAEANRFHTILSKVYGGDRVNERIFHPIYKEQVLMVGIPLKDPRGNVTGAMLLASPLGGLNKVLKDIYLYTIIVGIVALCISVVIVSGLSRRMVKPLISMKNAARAIASGDYSLKVAVDGNDEIADLGRSLNSLGRDLEQFVLKSRKMEKMRRDFVANVSHELRTPITIIQGYNEALSDGTITDPEDVKKYRGLINNETQRLQRLINELLDISRLQRGEGEEMEPIPLGKIVESVCGMLEGRAGKRDIRLEQYVDDSLLVYGNGDRLYQLVMILGDNAMKYSPDSSVIRFQVMENARKETVLTVADRGYGIPEEDIPYIWERFYKADKSHSRHIPGTGLGLAIGKEIIRMHKAKVQVQSKVGKGTAFIITFPPYKEPSHVAPDGAHEAEVVENVHPEPEDASFEQEEIHEKD
- a CDS encoding metal-dependent transcriptional regulator yields the protein MEFHETESTEMYLETILILKNRLGLVRSIDIANEMGYSKPTISVAMKKFRHEGLVTVDDSGFVNLTETGRDIAERIYERHQVLTLILVNLGVSRKNAEHDACKIEHDICDETFDALKKEYMRLRSRR